In the Silene latifolia isolate original U9 population chromosome 1, ASM4854445v1, whole genome shotgun sequence genome, CTAATTCGTATGTTTGCGGTCGGTAAATGCCCTGTTTCTTGTAGTGGTCTCACAGTGAATATAAAACATAAACAAATAACCGAGACAGAAAGAGTATATAGGTACATGTATAGTAGTCAGTAAATCCTCTCTAAGACGGCTGTATCCGTCTTAAGATTGAACCGGGCATATATACACCCACCTGCATACACAGGATACACAATTTGTTAAAACAAAAAATGAACAAGCAATATTTATGAGAATCATGAAGTATGATAaaggtcatttgttgtcctttttcattttggggtacctcagtcatttgttgtcctttctattttaaaaatgaatttgatgagtaatttaatCATTTACAcgcaatttattccacttgtcatttagtaattggccccctctcactttccttggtctttgtgccaaaactaaaGGACAACAACTGATCGTGACGGAGAGAGTATTATTGATTTTATTGGAAAACAGTTGGTTGCGTAATGAGGTGAGATTGAGCCTAATAATAGCGATCAACGGTCTAATATCGCCTCTCAAGTTGGAGGGTGGAGGTGCGAGAGTCGAGACGCCTAACTTGGAAAGAGGTACGTCGAAGGATGTACAGCTTAAGGCCTTAGTAAGAATATCTGCAAGTTGATCATTTGTGTGGAAAATTATATTTAGGGTTTATCTTTGTTTATTGTTCTATATACATTGTACATTTATACATGCATGGGAATTTATAGTTAGGGTCTTATGCATGCAATTGCATGCAAATTTTGTACGTACGTAAAAACAACCTACACAATTTTCTTATtcatttttttgtttattttttctcattcatttgtttaacttttgtATCATTTTTAAGACttattttaaaaaataaacaaatgacacCCTACTCACTAACCAAATCATGTAAATTAGGATGCTATCGGATGGTGTTGAGATTTGATATTTTAATATCACCCTGTTTTAATTTCTGCTTAtgttaaaattaaacaaataaccaGGACGGAGGAAGTAGAAACAAATTCACCGGTGTCACCAGAAACTTAGTTCGTGTTTAATTTCAACACTAAAACTGAGAGTAGAGGAGATAATCATTTAATTGTAGATATATTTGTTGGATAACAACTGCATTAAATTGAGGTGGATCATCAAATAACTTCTGAAAATTATTCCTAAAttagaaaggtaaataaatgagcgAGACGCAAAAATGAAATAGAGCTAGATAAACAAATACTTAAGAAACTCATAATCTACAAGGTTCTAGCTTAGTGTTGTGCCAAAGTGTAATAATTATACTCTTTCTGTCTcagttatttatttactttttaaatATATTATATGGGACTTTTAAATAAAGGTAACCAAATAATTGAGACAGAGAGATTAGAAAGTACAAAGTAGTAAGAAAAATACACTCAACAAGTAAAGTAGACATAATTATGTTACATTCAAGAAAGTAAAATTGTTATAGTACATATTACACTTGAAGCAAAGAGATCAAGTATAGAGTTCATTATAATAGATGATTTCAAGTCAATTAAGggtaacttaattaattaatcaccAATATAACAAATTtaaaacataaacataaataCAAGAAATATATGAAGAAGAAAATGAGATATATAGTACCACTAAGGTGGTATATATTACagtattttgtatttttttgatgAGCTTGCATGTGTCTTAGGTGCTTAAGAGCACTGGAAGCCGGAGGCGTCACCGGCCTTGTTGCAAAAGTTTAGCAACAAGCTTAAAGATATAGGAACATTAAGGCTAATACCTAAGACATTAGCTTTAATGGCAGTACAAAGGCATATTGCTGCATCAAGGTCAGTCAAGCCACTAATAAGACTGCAACATTGACTTTTTGGTGGGGCCCCGAGCACTACTCCGAGTAGTCCGGGAAGGACATTAGCACATGCTGCCAACTTAAGAATGTCAATGGGGCATTTGTTGTTGTGAATTTTGTGAGTTTTATGTGACAAAACAAATATGAGGAAGGAAGAAATTACTTGCTTTGATTCTAATGAAATTACAAGGCTTATATAGCAACAAACTAGTGCAACAAACATCATATTGTAGTCTAAGAAAATGCCCACTAAGACCATTTCCTAAGGCCACTAACAAGTGGTAAACCCACTAAGACCATTGTGGTAAACCCACTAACAAGTGGTAAACCCACTAAGACCATTGTGGTAAACCCACTAAGAAGTGGTAAACCCACTAAGACCATTGTGGTAAACCCACTAAGAAGTGGTAAACCCACTAAGACCACTAATTGAATTAATATTTCCAATACCTCCCCTTAATTCAAATACTGCAAACTCCAATTTTCTCCATGAAATTCTGATGCTTGGCTTGGAATAAACTTTTGGTAAACAAATCTGCATTCTCGCTCATTGGTGCCACGAACTTTAACTCAATTTTTCCTTCACTGACTAAGCCTCTGATAAAATGATGCTGAACCTCAATGTGTTTGGTCCTGGCATGATATGCAGGATTCTTAGTCATAGCAATAGCAGACTTGTTATCACACCATATCACAGTAGCCTTACTTTGTTCATTCCCCAAATCTGACAGTAACTTTCTCAGCCAGATTGCTTGCCTCCCAGTGCACTGCTTTGCCACATACTcgcctcactagatgacaatgcTACTGTGTCCCCTTCTTTGAACTCCATGTAATAACACCAGACCCTAACATGAACACAGACCCTGATGTACTCTTTCTGTCATCAAGACTTCCCCCAGTCACTATCTCGAATCCAACCAGACTGAAATCTTCAGAGGTTTCATACCTAATTCCCTTCTCTACTGTTCCTGCAATGTACCTTAAAATCCTCTTTGCAGCTCCTAGATGCTGCTTTGTTGGACTGTGTAGAAACCTAGAAACCACACTAACACTGTATGGGGGCCTGGTGTGAGTGAGGTAGTTCAGACCACCCACAATGCTCCTGAACTGTTTCTCATCTGCACTACCAGTGCACTTCCCTCTGCAGCTTCTCATTTGCATTCATTGGTGTGATTGCAATTTCAGAATCCTCCATTCTGAATTTCTTCAGTAAATCTTTTGCATACTTCCTCTGAGACACAGAGATACCTTTTTCAGTCTGATTCACCTCTAATCCAAGAAAATATTGCAGCTTTCCTAGATCTGTCATCTCAAACTCTTTCATCATAGCCTTTCTGAATTCATTCAGCATTTCTTGAGATGAACTGATATAAATTATGTCATCTACATACACACATACCACCAAAACCCAAATTAGATGTTCTTTTGGTATACAAAGTTGGCTCATTTTCACTCCTGTCAAAGCCACTCTTTGTAAAGAATGCATCTAATCTGCATACCAGGCTCTAGGAGCTTGCTTCAGTCCATATAGAGCCTTCTGCAGCCTGTAAACCTTTCCCTCTTCTTTCCTTTTGACAAAACCCAGTGGCTGTTCCACATAGACCTCTTCCTGCAATTCTCCATTCGAAAGGCTGATTTAACATCAAACTGATAGATCGTCAGTTTGAGTTGAGCAGCCAGAGCTAAAATGACTCTAACTGTCTCAAATCTTGCCACTGGTGAGAAAGTCTCCTCAAAATCAATCCCCTCCAATTGAGCATACCCTTTGGCCACTAGTCCGGCTTTATGCTTCAGATACTCCCATCTGTGTTGAATTTGGTCCTGAAAACCCATTTCAACCCAATAACATTTTTGCCAACTGGTAGGTCAACCAGTTCCCAAGTCTTATTCTTTTGAATAGACTTTATTTCTTCTTCCATAGCAAGCTGCCACTCAACTTGTTTTGCAAAGATCAACAAAGTGGATTGGCTCTGCAGTGACTAGAGCAAACCCACATGTTTCATAAATTTCTTCCATGGATCTCATCTTCCTTGGAGGTGACTCATCGAAAGAAGATGAGTCTTCTGATGTTTCATTTGTTTCTGGTGGTGTAGCCGGTATTGCATCCAACTCCCGATTCACATTTTGATTTTCTTCCTTTGTGGTTTAGACTCGGACTCAAATGTAAATACTCTTTGATTATCACCTGCTTTGTGACCAATCCCAGACTTCAtcttcaaagaaaaataacattTCTGCTGATTATTACATTTCCATTTACAGGATTATATAACCTCGTATGCCTTTGATCGAGTAGCATAGCCAATAAATATGCATTTTACTGACTTTTCATCAAGCTTTGACCTTAAATTCACTAGGGAATATGCTATGCACCCAAACACTCTGAGATGTTCCACATTTGGCCTCCTTCCCTTCCAAATCTCATAAGGTATTCTATCTTGAATAGCCCTAGATGGTGAGATGTTCAAGATATATACTGCAGTTGACACTGCTTCACCCCATAAATCATTTGGTAAACTTCTTCCCCTTAGCATACTTCTTGCCATCTCAACCACAGTTCTATTCTTCCTCTCTGCAACACCATTTTGCTCAGGAGTATATGGAGCAGTCAATTCTCTATTTACACCCTGATTTTCACAAAAAATTGTGAAATCTTTGGAAGTAAACTCACCTCCCCTGTCAGTCCTCAGACACTTCAATTTTTACCACTCGAGTTTCTACCATAACCTTGAATTTTTGAAATATTCAAATGACTCGACTTGACTGCAGAAAGTATACCCAACTCATCCTATCTGCAGTCATcggtaaataataaaaaaaatatttacttCCTCCTAATGACTCTGTCTGCATAGGGCCACAAAGATCAGCATGCACCAATTCTAAACATTCACTAGCCCTCCATGCCTTACCAGTTGGAAATGAGTCTCTAGACTGTTTTCCATAAATGCATCCCTCACAAATTCCAAGTTCACCAATCCCAGGCAAACCATCCACTAATCCTTTCCTACTCAAAAGTTTCAAACTTTGAACATTAAGGTGGCCATACCTAAGATGCCACAGTCTGGCCTTATCATCCTCTTTTACTGTCAATGCTCTACCCACTGACTTGACTAAATCAAGGGAAAACATTTTATTCCTTCCCATTGATGTCATGGCCACTATCTCATTTGATTTTTTATCCTTAATTTCACAAGAATTATTATCAAATGATAGTGAAAAACCAGACTCAAGCAATTGACCAACACTTAACAAATTATAGGCCAATTGAGGTACATACTGCACATGATGAAGTAATTTAATATTACCTTGCTCGATTTTTTGACTGCAACAGTCCCAACACCTTCCACACTTAATTGCTTATCATCCCCAAGTCTTACTTTGCTTATCCTGGATTCATCCAAGTCTTTGAACAAAGACTTGGTACTTGACATGTGATTAGAGCAACCACTTTGTCAATATACCGGACATTCCTGAGTCTCTTGTGCCCCATTGCTTGTCGAAAAAAGCTTTTCTTCTGTTTCAAGAATATTCACTTTTTGATCGTGTTCGATCCTTCTCCTTCTGCCAGCAGTTCACCTCCTTATGACCCGGCTTGTTACAGTAGTAACACTTCATAGGACCCTTTGGAGTGTCCTTAGCTTGAGTTTCAGATGACTGGCCAGATGTCCTGCCACGTCCTCTTCCTCTGAAACCTCCTCTTCCTCTACCTCTTCCAGACCTGTTTGATCTGTCCTGGGAAGACTCACCCTTGGAGACAAATGCCTGCTCCTCCTTCTTCTCTGAAGATCTGTTGACTCTTTCTTCATGAGCTAACAGTGAGCCCATCAAGTCATCAAATGAATATTTCTCTAAATCATTTGATTCCTCAATGGCAGTCACAATGTAGTCATACTTCTTTGTCGCTCCTTAACACCTTCCCAACAACTCCGCTCATCTGATATTTTCTCTCCATATGCCCTCATCTCGCCGCACTACTCTTGATACCCTGGACAAATAGTCTTGTGCAGACTCTTTGTCACTCATGAGAGAAGTCTCAAACTCTCTCCTTAAAGTTTGTAATCTCACCTTGATTACTTTCTTGTCACCTAGATATTCTGATTTCAGAATATCCCAGGCCTCCTTTGATGTAGTAGCAGAAGCAATCCGAGAAAAGAACTCCTCCTCCAAGGCTTGCTGAATGATAAACAAAGCCTTGGCATCTTTCTTTCTCTTCTCCTTAAGAGCTGCATCTGGTTCTGTTGGTTTGGTATCTTCAAACCCATTTTCAACCAGTTCCCAAAGCTCTTGTGATCTGAACAGAGTCTTCATCTTCAATTCCCGCAATTGATAGTTGACACCCTTAAATATTGGCAATTGAGAGTAACCATTTGAGCTTGCTCCATTGGAAGCCATGACAAGTCCTAGGATATGAAACCTAGAGCTCTTGATACCAATTTGTTGTGAATTTTGTGAGTTTTATGTGACAAAACAAATATGAGGAAGGAAGAAATTACTTGCTTTGATTCTAATGAAATTACAAGGCTTATATAGCAACAAACTAGTGCAACAAACATCATATTGTAGTCTAAGAAAATGCCCACTAAGACCATTTCCTAAGGCCACTAACAAGTGGTAAACCCACTAAGACCATTGTGGTAAACCCACTAACAAGTGGTAAACCCACTAAGACCATTGTGGTAAACCCACTAAGAAGTGGTAAACCCACTAAGACCATTGTGGTAAACCCACTAAGAAGTGGTAAACCCACTAAGACCACTAATTGAATTAATATTTCCAATATTTGTCACCTCCAGTTGTGGGTGTTGTTGGACCGTGGCCTCCAGACGATGATGGGGGTGTCGGTGATGGTGGTGTTTTGGGTGTTGTTGAACCGCCACCATGGTGGCCGCCACACGAATGACACGATGGTGGTGGACTTGGTGGTGGTGGGCAAGGGACATAGTAATTAGCACTAACCAAAGTGAAGAACATAAGGTTAAGGCATAGAAGGTAACTTAGTGTGGTAATTTGTGAAGccatattgaaaaaaaaaaactaaccttaAGCTAATAATGAGCTTTTGAGGCTAAGATAGTAGTGGAGAAGGATGTTTTGTATAGCTTATAATTGGAAAGATTTGATAATTTAAGTTCAATATTTGCttggtatttatagtgaaaaaaCATGAAGACTTTTCAACATAATTTTTTCCATTATAAGAAAAATTCTATTTGAAGAAATAAATTATATTATTCTTAATTAAGCGTAAATAGTGGTACATGGGCCATGTGAAGAAAGTTTTTAAGTAAAATCCTGGCCCAAATGATGGACTTGGACTTTCTCCCAAATATTAGTGGCCCACTTATCGTATAattgggattttttttttttttgaaattgtcatctcattaataatcaactaggcgtaggttacaatgaagataacaaatagacaaaagaaaatcaagattgctaacgtaaaaaatacattcaaaataacTATCTAAATATCGAATGGTATTTAATGctccaaaatcataaatttcttgaatctatgaataatcgatgtctttgcatccttcttgatggagggaaacagtgtagccgtcttgatgtattcatccacgaaacaaatctgataatctccccgtcgattaaaacttattatattgataacaatcccacgaaaaaatggaaaaaccccgaaagaagggacggaacaacagatctcaccaaaagggagactattattgaaaataagatagatctgcataatattagttgtttaagaaagcttttgtggggcttaccatcgatggatgatcgatggaagcccccgaataataatggaggctaggtttttagagaggttttttttagagagagaggtTCACGAGTACAGCTGGAAGGAGGATATAATTGGGAGTTGATTGATAATAATATCGTTCACTATGTAGTACGTATAGCATTGTGTAAGAGTGAACAAGTTCTACTTTAAACCTTGGAATGAAAGAACGacaatgtaaataaatgatggaACGAAAAGAGTACATACATATCTGATTAATTATTGGGTCGAAATAGTGGAATGTGAAGGATCGAAATATGAGCAAAATAAAACGTGAATTGATGCACGTGTATAAAATAAACTTATACAATTCATTGGAATGGAAAAAGTATGTCTAAACTCTTAATAAAATATCAATTGAGAACAATTAAAATTGTTAAGTTACTAAATCCGTCATGAAACTAAATCAACCTCAGCCCAAGTACAGATGACAGTACAGATCGAATACATTATATAAGAACGTATATAATATGACAGTTATTACTATCTGAAACAATTTCTTGGACTATAGTTATTATCAGTTAATCTGTTGATTTAGATTATTATCTCACATAATATCGAGATTCAGAAGTTCATGACCCTAGAGATTTATGTTTAAGTAAAATTAATTCCTAAAATCTCATAAGTAGAATACCATACAAAATACAACGAACAATCGAGTATGTACGTTATCCACTATATACATGAATGTTTAACTAATAAAAACGTCGTCTCATATTATATAAGACGATTCTCTTTCTCGAAACTATGTCACCGTGACATCAGCTGCATGCAAGTctcaaaaaacaaacaaacaaactcaAATGTGATACTTACTCtaatcaattggtctcccttgtacGGGTTATCATTTGTGACGAATAATTTGTGAgtaaaaatggtaacaaaatgggttagtggagaaaggggaccacatgaacagtgttgcagagagagaaaaagtgggtactttgtgaggtaaaatggtatccgtcactccaaagtgacggatagtgcatgtcacaaatgagaatttgtgtactcTAATAATCATTATACATTATGAATTTATGATAGCTAAAATTAAATGATGTATTACTAGTGTAGATCCCCGTGCTACAGCACAgtattttttagt is a window encoding:
- the LOC141608081 gene encoding uncharacterized protein LOC141608081, which encodes MASQITTLSYLLCLNLMFFTLVSANYYVPCPPPPSPPPSCHSCGGHHGGGSTTPKTPPSPTPPSSSGGHGPTTPTTGGDKGVNYQLRELKMKTLFRSQELWELVENGFEDTKPTEPDAALKEKRKKDAKALFIIQQALEEEFFSRIASATTSKEAWDILKSEYLGDKKVIKCGEMRAYGEKISDERSCWEGVKERQRTHEERVNRSSEKKEEQAFVSKGESSQDRSNRSGRGRGRGGFRGRGRGRTSGQSSETQAKDTPKGPMKCYYCNKPGHKEYVPQLAYNLLSVGQLLESGFSLSFDNNSCEIKDKKSNEIVAMTSMGRNKMFSLDLVKSVGRALTVKEDDKARLWHLRYGHLNVQSLKLLSRKGLVDGLPGIGELGICEGCIYGKQSRDSFPTGKAWRASECLELVHADLCGPMQTESLGGSKYFFYYLPMTADRMSWGVNRELTAPYTPEQNGVAERKNRTVVEMARSMLRGRSLPNDLWGEAVSTAVYILNISPSRAIQDRIPYEIWKGRRPNVEHLRVFGCIAYSLVNLRSKLDEKSDQIQHRWEYLKHKAGLVAKGYAQLEGIDFEETFSPVARFETEEVYVEQPLGFVKRKEEGKVYRLQKALYGLKQAPRACSSQEMLNEFRKAMMKEFEMTDLGKLQYFLGLEVNQTEKGISVSQRKYAKDLLKKFRMEDSEIAITPMNANEKLQREVHCPTKQHLGAAKRILRYIAGTVEKGIRYETSEDFSLVGFEIVTGGSLDDRKSTSGTKHIEVQHHFIRGLVSEGKIELKFVAPMSENADLFTKSLFQAKHQNFMEKIGVCKSKQVISSFLIFVLSHKTHKIHNNKCPIDILKLAACANVLPGLLGVVLGAPPKSQCCSLISGLTDLDAAICLCTAIKANVLGISLNVPISLSLLLNFCNKAGDASGFQCS